One window of Gavia stellata isolate bGavSte3 chromosome Z, bGavSte3.hap2, whole genome shotgun sequence genomic DNA carries:
- the ZCCHC9 gene encoding zinc finger CCHC domain-containing protein 9, translated as MTRWARRNGAPGEKALDATPWEEMVSGPEGRGGRSGPPSLKKEQGKRKKKNRKKKDYLNEDVNGFAAYLKQSSRAGEVAEAGSAELEKEVAMALKKDRRREDRRLKRQEMKKNAMVCFHCREPGHGVADCPAVLESQDMGTGICYRCGSTEHDISKCKAKVDPAVGAFPYAKCFICGEMGHLSRSCPDNPKGLYAEGGGCRLCGSVEHFRKDCPEKQNADQFTVGRWAIGMSADYEEITETPKLQKAKVKVPKVVTF; from the exons ATGACCAGATGGGCTCGCCGGAACGGCGCTCCCGGCGAGAAGGCGCTGGATGCGACCCCCTGGGAGGAGATGGTGAGCGGCCCcgaggggcgggggggccgctccggccctccctccctgaagaaggagcaagggaagaggaagaagaagaacaggaagaagaaggaCTATCTGAACGAAGACGTTAACGGGTTCGCGGCGTACCTGAAGCAGAGCTCGCGGGCTGGCGAGGTGGCGGAAGCAGGCAGCGCTGAGTTGGAGAAGGAGGTAGCCATGGCCTTGAAGAAGGACAGGCGGCGGGAGGATAGGAGGCTGAAGAGgcaagaaatgaagaaaaatgccatG gtaTGTTTCCACTGTAGAGAACCTGGCCATGGTGTTGCTGATTGTCCTGCAGTGCTTGAAAGTCAAGATATGGGTACAGGAATCTGTTACCGGTGCGGATCCACAGAACACGACATcagcaaatgcaaagcaaaagtaGATCCAGCTGTTG GGGCATTTCCGTATGCAAAATGTTTCATCTGTGGTGAGATGGGGCATCTATCAAGGTCATGTCCAGATAATCCCAAGGGATTGTATGCCGAAG GTGGTGGCTGCAGACTTTGTGGCTCTGTGGAGCACTTCAGAAAAGACTGTCCGGAAAAACAGAACGCAG ATCAGTTTACAGTTGGGCGATGGGCCATTGGAATGAGCGCAGATTAtgaagaaattacagaaacGCCAAAGCTGCAAAAAGCGAAAGTGAAAGTACCCAAAGTTGTTACTTTTTGA